A window of Aerococcus urinae contains these coding sequences:
- a CDS encoding YhdH/YhfP family quinone oxidoreductase translates to MKETFKAVVVRSDGDETSYALEDYQLGNQSVDEGDTIVKLAYSSMNYKDMLATQHQGGVIRSYPLIPGIDASGEIVESSHPEAEIGQKVINTCSQAGVTHNGGYSQYLKVPYEWLVTLPEGLSEKEAMIYGTAGLTAAYSVDSLLKHGMTVDQQPEILVTGASGGVGSIALAILHKLGFKKISALIRKDYQEQLVKSLGANQVIWPADLEGNKPLNKRRFDFVLDTVGGQVAAQAMTFIREWGSMTLCGNAGGNQLETTVLPLILRGVNLLGINSQELDIHYRQELWNKLASDWKVVDVLTYDSVGLNQIEATVEALKAGKHMGRTIIDLQDF, encoded by the coding sequence ATGAAGGAGACTTTTAAAGCTGTTGTTGTGCGTAGCGATGGCGACGAAACCTCTTATGCTTTAGAAGATTACCAATTGGGAAATCAGTCAGTAGATGAGGGCGACACGATCGTCAAGCTGGCTTATTCATCGATGAATTATAAGGATATGCTAGCCACTCAGCACCAGGGAGGCGTGATCCGTTCCTATCCACTCATTCCTGGGATCGATGCCAGCGGGGAAATTGTTGAGTCAAGTCATCCTGAGGCTGAAATTGGGCAAAAAGTGATTAATACCTGTTCACAAGCGGGAGTGACCCATAACGGCGGTTATAGCCAATACCTCAAAGTGCCCTATGAGTGGTTAGTGACTCTGCCAGAGGGATTGAGTGAAAAAGAAGCCATGATCTATGGGACGGCTGGACTAACTGCTGCTTATTCGGTCGATAGTCTATTGAAGCACGGTATGACAGTAGACCAGCAGCCTGAAATATTGGTGACCGGCGCTAGTGGTGGGGTAGGCAGTATCGCCCTAGCTATTTTGCATAAACTAGGTTTTAAAAAGATTAGTGCTTTGATAAGGAAAGATTACCAAGAGCAACTAGTCAAAAGCTTAGGAGCTAATCAGGTCATCTGGCCAGCGGATTTAGAAGGAAACAAACCCTTGAACAAACGCCGCTTTGACTTTGTCTTAGATACAGTCGGTGGTCAAGTAGCTGCCCAAGCCATGACCTTTATTCGTGAGTGGGGTTCGATGACCCTGTGTGGAAATGCTGGTGGTAATCAGCTAGAGACCACTGTTCTCCCCTTGATTCTTAGAGGGGTCAACTTGCTAGGAATTAACAGCCAAGAACTCGATATCCATTACCGGCAGGAATTATGGAATAAACTCGCCAGTGACTGGAAGGTGGTTGATGTATTGACCTATGATAGTGTAGGCTTAAACCAAATTGAAGCGACAGTTGAGGCCTTAAAAGCAGGTAAACATATGGGGCGGACCATTATTGATCTACAAGATTTTTAA
- a CDS encoding L-lactate dehydrogenase, producing MSRHVAVFGMGNVGSTVAHQLILNGHVDELTLFDTNEAKVKADALDFEDAMSNLNHSVKINVNDQAALKSAEVIVSALGNIGLIGGDNPDRFGELKHNREQVKKVGQTIKESGFSGVLVVITNPNDAICNLYQEVIGLAKEKVIGTGTLLDSARLQRAVGKLFDVHPKSVQGYSLGEHGDSQFVAWSTVKVMGQSIYKLLEKVDFSLEDVDQETRDGGYVVFSGKKYTNYGITAAADRLVDAVLSDSHEELPVSNYREEYGTYLSYPAIVGKAGIVKQSQLDLTEEELAKLQNSADTIKEKSKVED from the coding sequence ATGTCACGTCATGTAGCAGTTTTTGGAATGGGAAATGTTGGGTCTACTGTTGCCCATCAATTAATCCTTAATGGCCATGTTGATGAATTGACTTTATTTGATACCAATGAAGCAAAGGTGAAGGCAGATGCCTTAGACTTTGAAGATGCCATGAGTAACTTAAACCACAGCGTCAAAATCAATGTCAATGATCAAGCAGCCCTCAAATCAGCAGAAGTTATTGTTTCTGCTTTAGGGAACATTGGCTTAATTGGTGGCGACAACCCTGACCGCTTCGGTGAGTTAAAACACAACCGTGAACAAGTGAAAAAAGTTGGCCAAACGATTAAAGAATCAGGCTTTTCTGGGGTTTTAGTTGTCATTACTAACCCTAATGACGCGATTTGTAACTTGTACCAAGAAGTTATCGGCTTAGCCAAGGAAAAGGTTATCGGAACCGGGACTTTATTGGACTCCGCACGTTTACAACGGGCTGTGGGTAAATTATTTGATGTTCATCCTAAATCAGTCCAAGGTTACAGTTTAGGGGAACACGGGGACTCCCAATTTGTGGCTTGGTCAACCGTTAAAGTCATGGGCCAAAGCATTTACAAGCTATTAGAAAAAGTCGATTTCAGTTTAGAAGATGTCGACCAAGAAACCCGTGATGGCGGTTACGTGGTCTTCTCTGGCAAAAAATATACCAACTATGGGATTACAGCAGCTGCTGACCGTTTAGTCGACGCTGTTCTCTCCGATAGTCATGAAGAATTACCTGTTTCTAACTACCGTGAAGAATATGGCACCTATCTCTCCTACCCAGCCATCGTTGGTAAGGCAGGAATTGTTAAACAAAGTCAATTAGACTTGACCGAAGAAGAGCTTGCCAAATTACAAAACTCTGCCGACACCATCAAAGAAAAATCTAAAGTCGAAGATTAA
- a CDS encoding RluA family pseudouridine synthase, whose amino-acid sequence MPIPIIYEDNHLLIVEKPINMPVQEDASGDLDLLSALKAFIKERDHKPGNVYLALLHRLDRPVGGVMAFGKTSKAASRLSDDFRRHRVKRDYLAVVQDQNLTLKDQETWTDYLYKNRKKNKVSVVNKDDKRGKKAVLDYQLLKQKNQLALVRVRLHTGRSHQIRVQFQSRQHPLWGDQKYGQKYSHKGQQIALWAQHLSLIHPTKKEEMTFTSTPPFNKQPWNIFKDQFTTDED is encoded by the coding sequence ATGCCTATCCCCATTATTTACGAAGATAACCACCTGCTCATTGTTGAGAAGCCAATCAATATGCCGGTTCAAGAAGATGCTAGTGGTGACCTCGATTTACTGTCAGCACTCAAAGCATTTATTAAGGAAAGGGACCATAAACCAGGTAATGTCTACTTGGCCCTCCTCCACCGCCTGGACCGTCCAGTGGGTGGGGTGATGGCCTTTGGAAAGACATCCAAGGCCGCTAGTCGCTTGTCGGATGATTTTAGAAGACATAGGGTCAAGCGCGACTACCTGGCTGTGGTGCAAGACCAAAATTTGACTCTAAAAGATCAAGAAACCTGGACCGATTACCTCTACAAGAACCGTAAGAAGAACAAAGTCAGCGTGGTTAATAAAGACGACAAACGCGGTAAAAAAGCTGTCCTTGACTATCAATTACTAAAGCAGAAAAACCAACTTGCCCTGGTCAGAGTCCGCCTTCATACCGGACGGTCTCACCAAATTCGGGTCCAATTTCAAAGCCGCCAGCATCCACTCTGGGGTGACCAAAAATATGGTCAAAAATACAGCCACAAAGGCCAACAAATCGCGCTCTGGGCCCAACACCTAAGCCTCATCCACCCCACCAAAAAAGAAGAAATGACCTTTACCAGTACACCACCCTTCAATAAGCAGCCCTGGAATATATTTAAAGACCAGTTCACAACTGATGAAGATTGA
- a CDS encoding NADPH-dependent oxidoreductase: MNKQNSLIEQQLNHRTIREFTQDQISDQVITQLEEVAIHTATSTGMQYASVIRVKDPDKKAQIAKVCNQDYVARAPELWIFIVDLYRNTQIAKEHEADTASSHQLERFLQGYSDAVLMAQNVNNAVESLDMGAVFLGSIQNNMGAMIDILQLPELTAPVLGLAFGYPNQEPQLKPRIPKEMRIFEDTYHYPDNAKEIMDTYDQEMTTYYDLRDSNRRVDSFYEQVVKKSNLRQSRREELIEDLRKQGFNVQPIE; this comes from the coding sequence ATGAACAAGCAAAACTCATTGATTGAACAACAATTGAACCACCGCACTATTCGTGAATTTACCCAAGACCAGATTAGTGACCAAGTGATTACGCAATTAGAAGAGGTAGCGATCCATACAGCCACTTCAACTGGGATGCAGTATGCCAGCGTTATCCGGGTAAAAGATCCTGATAAGAAAGCCCAAATTGCCAAAGTATGTAATCAAGACTATGTTGCCCGGGCTCCTGAGCTATGGATTTTTATTGTTGATTTGTATCGCAATACTCAAATTGCTAAAGAACATGAAGCAGATACGGCTTCTTCCCACCAATTAGAACGCTTCTTACAAGGTTATAGTGATGCCGTCTTGATGGCGCAAAACGTGAATAATGCTGTGGAATCCTTAGATATGGGAGCTGTCTTTTTGGGGAGCATTCAAAATAACATGGGGGCTATGATTGATATTCTACAGCTTCCCGAATTAACGGCACCTGTCTTAGGCTTGGCCTTTGGTTATCCTAATCAAGAACCCCAATTGAAGCCTAGAATTCCTAAGGAAATGCGAATCTTTGAAGATACCTACCACTATCCAGACAATGCTAAGGAAATCATGGATACCTATGACCAAGAGATGACCACTTACTATGATTTACGTGACTCTAACCGGCGGGTCGACTCCTTCTATGAACAAGTCGTGAAAAAATCCAACCTCCGTCAAAGTCGACGGGAAGAATTAATCGAAGACTTACGTAAACAAGGCTTTAACGTCCAACCCATTGAATAG
- a CDS encoding SOS response-associated peptidase: protein MCGRYEFNQEEALLKHFYQRANDPDIQTGALYPGQVVLTLSANPDQSIHARGMEWGYAGFTKGQLLINARSESITDKATFQADFHYRRCLFPMSSYYEWTKDKERYRFSTNDILYVGGCYQMPKSGQNHPRAVLMTQAANALAQEVHHRMPYFVQAKDIRSWLNDYDFARHYQNSNAQLFMEKETDNKSFRNLTLNLKD, encoded by the coding sequence ATGTGTGGTCGTTATGAATTTAATCAGGAAGAAGCCCTACTCAAGCACTTCTACCAACGGGCCAATGATCCCGACATCCAAACTGGGGCCCTCTACCCTGGCCAGGTTGTGCTCACCCTGAGCGCTAACCCAGATCAGTCAATCCATGCGCGCGGTATGGAGTGGGGATATGCAGGCTTTACTAAGGGGCAATTATTAATCAATGCCCGCTCGGAAAGCATCACGGATAAGGCAACTTTTCAAGCCGATTTTCACTACCGTCGCTGTCTCTTCCCTATGTCCAGCTACTATGAGTGGACCAAGGACAAAGAACGCTACCGTTTTTCCACTAATGACATTCTCTATGTAGGAGGCTGTTATCAAATGCCTAAGTCTGGGCAAAATCACCCCCGGGCGGTACTGATGACCCAAGCGGCTAATGCGCTGGCTCAGGAAGTCCACCACCGCATGCCCTATTTCGTTCAAGCTAAAGATATCCGGTCTTGGCTTAATGACTATGACTTTGCCCGCCACTATCAAAACTCTAATGCCCAACTCTTCATGGAAAAGGAGACCGATAATAAGAGCTTCCGCAATCTGACCCTCAACTTGAAAGACTAA
- a CDS encoding ornithine cyclodeaminase family protein, with amino-acid sequence MTETRLLDQETIKKMLTMDKVNEIVEKTFQEVGERRVKNPTKVTLDLGNNSDWPEYEGYMNAMPAYIGGLDVAGLKWVGGFDGKRKEAGYPYINGLILLIDPQLGTFKAVMDGTLITNLRTGAQTAVAIKYLGFEKGSDLNLALFGTGMQASMQLHAIADWFNIKHVNLWHYHDKGVKEFIAEHEDLVDGDIDYVTDVKEACDADIVITATKSQEALLDYQDISGDTVIIPIGSGHEIGNHLINYSDHIVVDHIGQALHRGALADAATKSIIDEDDIDATIGQLASGRLTLPGLRKGTTICVPIGIGALDIAIAGQLAKEAEAENIGSTFSFNPY; translated from the coding sequence ATGACAGAAACACGATTATTGGACCAAGAAACCATTAAGAAAATGTTGACCATGGACAAGGTGAATGAAATTGTCGAAAAAACCTTCCAAGAGGTAGGGGAACGTCGGGTAAAGAACCCAACCAAGGTCACCTTAGACCTAGGGAACAATAGTGATTGGCCTGAATATGAAGGCTATATGAATGCTATGCCTGCTTATATTGGTGGTTTAGATGTGGCTGGCTTGAAATGGGTCGGTGGTTTTGATGGCAAACGGAAAGAAGCCGGCTATCCTTACATTAATGGGCTCATTCTCTTAATTGACCCTCAATTGGGGACCTTTAAAGCAGTGATGGATGGGACCTTAATTACTAACCTCAGAACTGGTGCTCAAACGGCTGTTGCCATTAAGTATTTAGGCTTTGAGAAAGGGTCTGACCTTAACTTAGCCCTCTTCGGTACCGGGATGCAAGCTTCGATGCAACTCCATGCCATTGCTGACTGGTTTAATATTAAACATGTTAACCTATGGCACTACCATGACAAAGGCGTTAAGGAATTTATCGCGGAACACGAAGACTTAGTGGATGGTGATATTGACTATGTGACTGATGTCAAGGAAGCCTGTGACGCCGATATTGTGATTACAGCAACCAAGTCACAAGAAGCCTTACTTGACTATCAAGACATTTCTGGCGACACGGTCATCATTCCAATTGGGTCTGGTCATGAGATTGGTAACCACCTGATTAACTATTCTGACCACATTGTTGTCGACCACATTGGCCAAGCCCTACACCGTGGTGCTTTAGCAGATGCAGCGACCAAGTCAATTATTGATGAAGATGATATTGATGCAACCATTGGTCAATTAGCTTCAGGCCGTTTAACCTTGCCAGGCCTACGTAAGGGAACCACTATCTGTGTACCAATTGGTATCGGTGCTTTAGACATTGCCATTGCTGGTCAATTAGCCAAAGAAGCAGAAGCCGAAAATATCGGTTCCACCTTCTCCTTCAACCCTTATTAA
- a CDS encoding ABC transporter ATP-binding protein has protein sequence MDDFIRFESVSKIYQDKLVVDHLNLAISSGEFFVLVGPSGSGKTTTLKMINGLVRPEAGRVYFKGQDIRSYNLNKMRWQMGYVLQDIALFPTMTVEENIETIPEMIGMAKKERQARTRELLDQVGLDPKKYSQRYPHELSGGEQQRVGICRAIAAKPPLILMDEPFSALDPLSREALQELLLDLHHKIQTTIVFVTHDMDEALRLGDRIAVMQAGRLVQVDSPKNIKAKPANEFVRHFFKQGSLVNDEPTAVASLLQALPTIKGEAVGEMAKDLPQIDSQASLTELYQVLAQEQAVLISYEGEVYGPLNRSEVFTYLAEEEK, from the coding sequence ATGGATGATTTTATCCGTTTTGAATCCGTGAGCAAGATCTACCAAGACAAGTTAGTGGTTGATCACTTGAACCTAGCTATTTCAAGCGGGGAATTCTTTGTTCTCGTAGGGCCATCAGGAAGTGGGAAGACCACCACTCTAAAAATGATTAACGGTTTAGTCCGCCCCGAAGCGGGAAGGGTTTACTTTAAGGGACAAGATATTCGTTCCTATAACTTGAATAAAATGCGCTGGCAGATGGGCTATGTCCTGCAAGATATTGCCCTCTTTCCCACCATGACTGTGGAAGAGAATATCGAAACCATCCCAGAAATGATTGGCATGGCTAAAAAAGAACGGCAGGCTAGGACCAGAGAGCTCCTCGACCAGGTCGGCTTGGATCCTAAAAAATACAGCCAGCGTTATCCCCACGAACTCTCTGGGGGTGAACAGCAGCGGGTGGGGATCTGTCGGGCCATTGCTGCTAAACCGCCTTTGATTCTTATGGACGAGCCTTTTTCCGCACTAGACCCACTTTCTAGGGAGGCCCTCCAGGAATTGTTACTGGACCTCCACCACAAAATCCAAACCACTATCGTCTTTGTTACCCACGACATGGATGAAGCCTTGCGCTTGGGAGATCGGATTGCCGTCATGCAGGCCGGGCGCTTAGTCCAAGTCGACAGCCCTAAAAATATTAAAGCCAAGCCAGCCAATGAATTTGTCCGTCACTTCTTTAAGCAGGGGAGTTTAGTAAATGATGAACCGACTGCAGTCGCTTCACTCTTACAGGCTTTGCCAACGATAAAAGGAGAAGCGGTTGGTGAAATGGCTAAAGATCTGCCCCAGATTGATAGCCAAGCTTCGCTGACTGAGCTCTACCAGGTCCTGGCTCAAGAGCAAGCGGTGCTTATTAGCTATGAGGGGGAAGTGTATGGTCCTTTAAATCGCTCGGAAGTCTTTACTTATCTGGCTGAAGAAGAAAAATAA
- a CDS encoding ABC transporter permease/substrate-binding protein: MIAELGNIFQERGSDLLAATWEHLTLSLTALLIALIIGIPLAIGLRSKPRIAEGALQLTGVLQTIPSLALLGLLIPLVGIGTMPALIALVVYALLPIFQNTYVGLTEIDASIEEAAVAFGMSPLRRLLKVEIPIALPVIVSGIRQALVLIIGTATLAALIGGGGLGNFILLGIDRNQPLLTLVGAIASALLALIFSTLIKFLQNKSPLVVVTSLLGLFLVIGGVNLYQNVQAPDQKVVIAGKLGSEPDILINMYQELIQAEDDQFQVELKPNFGKTSFLFEALSHQEVDVYPEFSGTILGSLLENQPSSHPGQLSKEETYNLAKQGLEKEYQLTLLDPMAYENTYAILMRRDQAEAMGIKKISDLSSYAADLRAGFTLEFIDREDGYQGIQSLYQLHFGQVSSMEPALRYQAIAQGEVDLVDGYSTDSEIKAYDLVALEDDLGLFPHYQGAPMLRIDYAQDHPQVVVALNRLAGMITEEEMIQMNYQVSQEGQSAKDVAHQFLLDKGLIGGGQ; encoded by the coding sequence ATGATTGCAGAATTAGGAAATATTTTTCAAGAACGCGGTAGTGACTTGCTAGCGGCGACCTGGGAACACCTGACCCTGTCCCTAACCGCCTTATTAATTGCCCTTATCATCGGGATTCCTTTAGCGATTGGACTCCGGTCCAAGCCCCGGATTGCTGAAGGGGCGCTGCAGCTTACTGGTGTCTTACAAACCATTCCTTCATTAGCGCTTTTGGGGCTTTTAATTCCCTTAGTTGGGATTGGAACGATGCCAGCCTTAATCGCCTTAGTCGTCTATGCTCTCCTGCCGATTTTTCAAAATACCTATGTGGGCCTCACGGAGATTGATGCTTCTATCGAAGAGGCGGCGGTGGCTTTTGGTATGTCACCCCTGCGTCGCCTATTAAAGGTGGAAATACCGATTGCCTTACCTGTTATTGTGTCTGGAATTCGCCAAGCCTTGGTTTTGATTATTGGAACGGCTACCCTAGCTGCCCTGATCGGTGGCGGAGGGCTTGGAAACTTTATTCTTTTAGGAATCGACCGTAACCAGCCCCTCTTAACCTTAGTAGGGGCGATCGCTTCGGCCCTCTTAGCTTTGATTTTTTCCACCTTAATAAAGTTTTTGCAGAATAAGAGTCCTTTAGTGGTAGTGACTAGTCTTTTAGGTCTTTTTCTTGTGATTGGTGGGGTGAATCTTTACCAAAATGTTCAAGCTCCTGATCAAAAAGTGGTGATCGCAGGCAAATTAGGTAGTGAGCCGGATATCTTGATCAACATGTACCAAGAGCTCATTCAAGCTGAAGATGATCAGTTTCAAGTAGAATTGAAGCCCAATTTTGGCAAGACTAGCTTTCTTTTTGAGGCGCTTTCCCACCAAGAGGTGGATGTTTATCCAGAATTTTCTGGAACTATTCTTGGCAGTCTCTTGGAAAATCAGCCATCTAGTCATCCAGGACAGCTTTCTAAGGAAGAAACCTATAACTTGGCTAAACAAGGTTTGGAGAAAGAATACCAACTTACCTTATTAGATCCCATGGCCTATGAAAATACCTATGCGATTCTGATGCGCCGTGACCAAGCTGAAGCTATGGGAATTAAGAAAATTTCCGATTTAAGCTCCTATGCGGCTGACTTAAGAGCGGGTTTCACTTTAGAGTTTATTGACCGTGAAGACGGCTACCAAGGCATCCAATCCCTCTATCAATTGCACTTTGGCCAAGTCTCCAGTATGGAACCGGCTCTACGCTACCAGGCCATTGCCCAGGGAGAGGTCGACCTGGTGGATGGTTACTCAACTGATAGTGAAATCAAAGCCTACGACCTGGTAGCTCTAGAAGATGACTTGGGCCTTTTCCCCCACTACCAGGGGGCACCGATGTTGAGAATCGACTATGCCCAGGACCATCCCCAAGTGGTCGTTGCCTTGAACCGCTTAGCCGGCATGATTACTGAAGAAGAAATGATTCAAATGAATTACCAAGTCAGTCAAGAAGGGCAGTCAGCTAAAGACGTTGCTCATCAGTTCTTGCTTGACAAAGGCTTGATTGGAGGTGGCCAATAA